Proteins from a single region of Felis catus isolate Fca126 chromosome B4, F.catus_Fca126_mat1.0, whole genome shotgun sequence:
- the PTF1A gene encoding pancreas transcription factor 1 subunit alpha, producing the protein MDAVLLEHFPGGLDAFPSPYFDEEDFFTDQSSRDPLEDGDELLADEQAEVEFLSHQLHEYCYRDGACLLLQPAPSAAPHALAPPPSGGPGEPEDGGGGYCCDAGAPPGGFPYSPGSPPACLAYPCAGAAVLSPEARLRGLSGAAAAAAAAARRRRRVRSEAELQQLRQAANVRERRRMQSINDAFEGLRSHIPTLPYEKRLSKVDTLRLAIGYINFLSELVQADLPLRGGGAGGGGGPGGGGRLGGDSPGSQTQKVIICHRGTRSPSPSDPDYGLPPLAGHSLSWTDEKQLKEQNIIRTAKVWTPEDPRKLTSKSPFNNIENEPPFEFVS; encoded by the exons ATGGACGCGGTGCTGCTAGAGCACTTCCCCGGGGGCCTGGACGCCTTCCCGTCTCCTTACTTTGACGAGGAGGACTTCTTCACCGACCAGTCCTCTCGGGACCCGCTGGAGGACGGCGATGAGCTGCTGGCGGACGAGCAGGCGGAGGTGGAGTTCCTCAGCCACCAGCTGCACGAGTACTGCTACCGCGACGGGGCGTGCCTGCTGCTGCAGCCCGCGCCCTCGGCGGCCCCGCACGCGCTCGCCCCGCCGCCCTCGGGGGGCCCCGGCGAGCCGGAGGACGGCGGCGGCGGCTACTGCTGCGACGCAGGGGCGCCCCCCGGCGGCTTCCCCTACTCGCCCGGCTCGCCGCCCGCGTGCCTGGCCTACCCGTGCGCGGGGGCGGCCGTGCTGTCCCCCGAGGCCCGGCTGCGGGGCCTgagcggggcggcggcggcggcggcggcggcggcgcggcggcggcggcgggtgCGCTCCGAGGCCGAGCTGCAGCAGCTGCGGCAGGCGGCCAACGTGCGCGAGCGGCGGCGCATGCAGTCCATCAACGACGCCTTCGAGGGGCTGCGCTCGCACATCCCCACGCTGCCCTACGAGAAGCGCCTCTCCAAGGTGGACACGCTGCGCCTGGCCATCGGCTACATCAACTTCCTCAGCGAGCTGGTGCAGGCCGACCTGCCGCtgcgcggcggcggcgcgggcggcggcggggggccgggcggcggcgggcgccTGGGCGGGGACAGCCCGGGCAGCCAGACCCAGAAGGTCATCATCTGCCATCGGGGCACCC ggtccccctcccccagcgaCCCGGATTatggcctccctcccctggcagGACACTCCCTCTCATGGACTGACGAGAAGCAactcaaagaacaaaatattatCCGAACAGCCAAAGTGTGGACCCCAGAGGACCCCAGAAAACTCACCAGCAAATCTCCCTTCAACAACATAGAAAACGAACCGCCTTTTGAGTTTGTGTCCTGA